A window of the Comamonas sp. Y33R10-2 genome harbors these coding sequences:
- a CDS encoding M20 aminoacylase family protein — MLNTIQWPGQQALQAWRHDFHRHPETAFQEHRTSARVSDLLKSFGLEVHRGLAGTGVVAVLKGLRGAGPSIGLRADMDALNVTELNQCEHVSTHAGRMHACGHDGHTSMLLGAAQALASHPDFAGTVYFIFQPAEENEGGARAMIEDGLFKRFPMDAVYSMHNWPGLPLGTAAVHSGAVMAAFDIFDLTLTGKGCHAAMPHLGKDALLAACQLVTHLPALIAREQEVHKPAVLSVTSFNAGDTYNVMPEAIKLRGTVRCFDMPQRARIEQRFREAIAATCALHGLQAQLDYRVSYPATINNATHAEVCADVLTGVLGEGKVRRDMVPSMASEDFAFMAQECPGVYIWLGNGEGSASLHNPQYDFNDANLPLGMRYWVELVHALLRDGKLPSST, encoded by the coding sequence ATGTTGAACACTATTCAATGGCCCGGTCAGCAAGCGCTGCAAGCGTGGCGCCACGACTTTCATCGCCACCCTGAGACGGCATTTCAAGAGCACCGCACCAGCGCACGTGTTTCGGATTTGCTCAAAAGCTTTGGCTTGGAAGTACACCGTGGGCTGGCAGGAACCGGCGTCGTCGCTGTGCTCAAGGGCTTGCGCGGCGCAGGTCCTTCCATCGGCCTGCGCGCTGATATGGATGCGCTGAACGTGACAGAACTCAACCAGTGCGAGCACGTATCCACCCACGCCGGCCGCATGCACGCCTGCGGCCATGACGGCCACACAAGCATGTTGCTAGGCGCCGCGCAAGCACTGGCATCGCACCCCGATTTTGCGGGCACCGTGTACTTCATCTTTCAGCCTGCCGAAGAAAACGAAGGCGGCGCGCGCGCCATGATTGAGGACGGGCTGTTTAAGCGTTTCCCAATGGATGCGGTGTACAGCATGCACAACTGGCCGGGACTGCCTCTGGGTACGGCGGCGGTGCATTCCGGCGCTGTGATGGCAGCCTTCGATATTTTCGATCTGACCTTGACTGGCAAAGGCTGCCACGCCGCCATGCCGCATTTGGGTAAAGACGCCTTGCTGGCTGCCTGCCAGTTGGTGACCCATTTGCCTGCGTTGATTGCCCGCGAGCAAGAAGTGCACAAGCCCGCCGTGCTAAGCGTCACCAGCTTTAACGCCGGTGACACCTATAACGTGATGCCTGAGGCCATCAAGCTGCGCGGCACCGTGCGCTGCTTTGACATGCCCCAGCGCGCTCGTATCGAGCAGCGCTTTCGCGAAGCCATTGCTGCTACCTGCGCGCTGCATGGGCTGCAGGCTCAATTGGACTACCGCGTCAGCTACCCGGCCACCATCAACAACGCCACCCATGCCGAAGTCTGTGCCGATGTGCTGACCGGCGTGCTTGGCGAAGGCAAAGTGCGCCGCGACATGGTGCCCAGCATGGCATCGGAAGACTTCGCCTTCATGGCGCAAGAATGCCCCGGTGTCTATATCTGGCTGGGCAATGGCGAGGGCAGCGCATCGCTGCACAACCCCCAATATGACTTTAACGACGCCAACTTGCCTTTGGGCATGCGCTACTGGGTAGAGCTGGTGCATGCGCTGCTGCGCGACGGCAAGCTGCCAAGCTCGACGTAA
- a CDS encoding DUF3100 domain-containing protein, with the protein MRTKVQPAKAALKMSSVVQVFALALVIAALSEWLGPLPIALGVGKVVLLPMIWALLIGLVLGLLRKRLPGPLQLGLYSQNLAAAVLSCALFLFIAKLGLMVGGSLPQLAKVGWGLALQELGNLVGCVALGMPVALLLGIKREAIGATFSIGREPGLAIIGERFGMDSPEGRGVLAEYITGTLIGAIFISLLAGFIASLGIFHPIALGMGAGVGSGSMTAAAVGAVAAQYPEMGEQIATFAAAANLIATTVGTYLTLFISLPLAVRAYQWLEPILGSKRKAALVEKLAPAAQANQAEEEKVDVPALSLGMRLLCWVWVGAMVLIGNRIGYGTPMLDALPGVLIIIIPVLVGDLIYMATGRKLPAVCWISFIAMAMTFPQMPLAAEVTALTGKVSFLAMITPMLTFAGLSLAKDIPAFRRLGWRIVLVSLLANAGVFLAATMIAQTFVHTL; encoded by the coding sequence ATGCGTACAAAAGTGCAGCCGGCCAAGGCCGCGTTGAAGATGAGTAGTGTGGTGCAAGTGTTTGCGCTGGCGCTGGTGATTGCGGCATTGTCTGAATGGCTGGGGCCGCTGCCCATTGCTTTAGGCGTGGGTAAGGTGGTGCTGCTGCCCATGATCTGGGCGCTGCTGATTGGTTTGGTGCTGGGCCTGCTGCGCAAGCGCCTGCCCGGGCCGCTGCAACTTGGCTTGTATAGCCAAAACTTGGCCGCTGCCGTGCTGTCTTGCGCGCTGTTTTTGTTTATTGCCAAGTTGGGTTTGATGGTGGGCGGCTCGCTGCCGCAACTGGCCAAGGTAGGCTGGGGCTTGGCGCTGCAAGAGTTAGGTAACTTGGTGGGCTGCGTAGCGCTGGGTATGCCGGTGGCGCTGCTGCTGGGCATTAAGCGTGAAGCGATTGGCGCTACGTTCTCGATTGGCCGTGAACCGGGCTTGGCCATCATTGGCGAGCGCTTCGGCATGGATTCGCCCGAAGGCCGCGGCGTGCTGGCTGAATACATTACTGGCACGTTGATTGGAGCGATTTTTATCTCGCTGCTGGCGGGCTTTATCGCAAGCTTGGGCATTTTCCACCCCATCGCCTTGGGCATGGGCGCGGGCGTGGGCTCTGGCTCCATGACTGCCGCTGCCGTGGGCGCGGTTGCAGCGCAGTACCCTGAAATGGGCGAGCAAATCGCGACTTTTGCCGCTGCCGCGAACCTGATCGCGACGACGGTTGGAACGTATTTGACGCTGTTCATCTCCCTGCCTTTGGCTGTGCGTGCTTACCAGTGGCTGGAGCCGATTTTGGGCAGCAAACGCAAGGCCGCTTTGGTGGAAAAGCTCGCTCCTGCAGCCCAAGCCAATCAAGCTGAGGAAGAAAAGGTCGATGTGCCCGCGCTGAGCTTGGGCATGCGCCTGCTGTGCTGGGTTTGGGTGGGCGCCATGGTGTTGATTGGCAACCGCATTGGTTACGGCACGCCGATGCTGGACGCTTTGCCCGGCGTGCTCATCATCATCATCCCCGTGCTGGTGGGTGATTTGATCTATATGGCGACGGGTCGCAAGCTGCCTGCGGTGTGCTGGATTTCTTTCATCGCCATGGCCATGACCTTCCCGCAAATGCCGCTGGCCGCTGAAGTGACTGCGCTGACTGGCAAGGTGAGCTTTTTGGCCATGATTACGCCCATGCTGACCTTTGCCGGCCTGTCGCTGGCCAAGGATATTCCGGCGTTTCGCCGCTTGGGCTGGCGCATTGTGCTGGTCTCGCTGCTGGCCAATGCCGGTGTGTTCTTGGCTGCGACCATGATCGCCCAGACCTTTGTGCATACGCTGTAA
- a CDS encoding DUF2322 family protein, whose protein sequence is MTFADNLKQLPSIAHIAELQLIDADGNVAASIPNAPGKAGSVTVYNGLFVKHGSINVAAAEEGLQLFAEHTEDAKARPGAHPNIDRLLEVIASGKGYEVKVVAA, encoded by the coding sequence ATGACCTTTGCCGACAACCTCAAGCAACTTCCCTCCATTGCCCATATTGCAGAGCTGCAACTGATAGATGCCGATGGCAATGTGGCCGCAAGCATTCCCAATGCGCCCGGCAAGGCTGGCTCTGTAACCGTCTACAACGGCCTCTTCGTCAAACACGGCAGCATCAATGTGGCGGCGGCTGAAGAAGGGCTGCAGTTGTTTGCCGAGCACACTGAAGACGCCAAGGCACGCCCCGGCGCTCACCCCAATATCGACCGCCTGCTGGAAGTGATCGCCAGCGGCAAGGGTTATGAGGTCAAAGTCGTCGCGGCTTAA
- a CDS encoding CynX/NimT family MFS transporter: MQTIAKRGLNPSWIIVAAGISASLHVGKLPPAVPVLQQELGISLVQAGFLLSTVQVAGMALGLVVGLGADKWGLRRSMLVGLALIALSSMVGAAATGFAWLLALRVLEGMGFLLIAMPAPGLIRRSVQPSELGARMGWWGSYMPVGSAMGLLLGPWVLQATSWQTWWIALGGTSMLAFWAVLRMVPADSAHPLIATTSAHDGWRPRLALTLRSPGPWLVSLSFMLYSGQWMGVIGFLPTLYGQAGLSAKLAGVLTAAVAAANLLGNIASGKLQQRGWSPARCLQTGFVMMGLCALLAYVQIGGEALPLWLRFVAVFLFSATGGLIPATLFTTAMHLAPSSSTVSTTVGLMQQWSCVGQFAGPPLVAAVAVWMGGWQFTWVVTVSMCVLGWLLALGVTQCWTHATDKPALIKDSMQHNS, translated from the coding sequence GTGCAGACAATTGCGAAGCGGGGCTTGAACCCCTCATGGATCATCGTCGCCGCTGGCATCAGCGCTTCTCTACACGTGGGTAAGCTGCCGCCGGCTGTGCCGGTGCTGCAGCAAGAGCTGGGCATATCACTGGTGCAAGCGGGCTTTTTGCTCTCAACCGTTCAAGTTGCGGGTATGGCACTGGGGCTGGTCGTGGGCCTCGGCGCGGATAAATGGGGGCTGCGGCGCAGCATGTTGGTGGGGCTGGCGCTGATTGCCTTGTCCAGCATGGTGGGCGCTGCGGCTACCGGTTTTGCATGGCTGCTAGCACTGCGCGTGCTGGAGGGTATGGGCTTTTTGCTCATCGCCATGCCTGCTCCGGGTTTGATTCGGCGCAGCGTTCAACCCAGTGAGCTGGGCGCGCGCATGGGCTGGTGGGGTTCATACATGCCGGTGGGTAGCGCGATGGGCCTGTTGCTTGGCCCGTGGGTGCTGCAGGCAACGAGTTGGCAGACTTGGTGGATTGCGCTGGGCGGCACGTCTATGTTGGCTTTTTGGGCGGTGCTGCGCATGGTGCCTGCAGATTCTGCTCATCCATTAATAGCAACAACATCTGCCCATGATGGCTGGCGACCTCGTTTGGCCTTGACGCTGCGCAGCCCCGGCCCGTGGCTGGTGTCGCTGAGTTTTATGCTGTATTCGGGGCAGTGGATGGGGGTGATTGGTTTTTTGCCAACGCTCTATGGGCAAGCAGGGCTGAGCGCCAAGCTCGCTGGCGTGCTGACTGCGGCCGTGGCTGCGGCTAATTTGCTGGGCAATATCGCATCGGGCAAGCTGCAGCAGCGCGGCTGGAGCCCCGCGCGCTGTTTGCAAACCGGCTTTGTGATGATGGGGCTGTGCGCGCTGCTGGCCTATGTGCAGATAGGCGGCGAGGCGCTGCCGCTGTGGCTGCGCTTTGTGGCGGTGTTTTTGTTCTCTGCCACGGGTGGCTTGATACCTGCGACCTTGTTCACCACAGCCATGCATTTGGCGCCCAGCTCATCAACGGTTTCAACCACCGTGGGTTTGATGCAGCAATGGTCTTGCGTAGGCCAGTTTGCCGGCCCGCCCTTGGTGGCTGCCGTGGCGGTGTGGATGGGCGGCTGGCAGTTCACTTGGGTGGTTACAGTCAGCATGTGCGTGCTGGGCTGGCTGCTGGCGCTGGGCGTGACCCAGTGCTGGACTCACGCCACAGACAAGCCCGCTCTCATCAAAGACTCAATGCAACATAACTCCTAA
- a CDS encoding YbdK family carboxylate-amine ligase codes for MTHEPSIDSSTQLSARSSTKSATLKLGEFASSQALTLGVELELQLLSTHHYDMAPYAPDMLALLKNVPVPGSIVPEVTASMIEISTGICQDAQDAYAQLSVTRDALVKAADRLNITLAGGGTHPFQQWHHQRIYDKPRFKEMTALYGYLTKQFTIFGQHVHVGCPSADDALLMLHRLSRYIPHFIALSASSPFVQGQDTAFDSARLNSVFAFPLSGRAPFALHWEDFERYFDKMAATGVIHSMKDFYWDIRPKPEFGTVEVRVFDTPLSIDRAAQLAAYVQALGAWFLSEQPFEPSEDDYLVYSYNRFQACRFGLDGTYVDPVTSEQHSLREHIALTLQKISSYAPAAGRSALQDLKQVLGPQGNDAFWLREQYAQVQQLPEVVRRASLRFSGKI; via the coding sequence ATGACGCATGAGCCATCAATTGATTCCTCAACCCAGCTTTCAGCCCGGTCATCAACCAAATCAGCAACTCTGAAGCTGGGTGAGTTCGCCTCATCGCAAGCACTAACGCTGGGCGTAGAGCTAGAGCTGCAACTGCTGAGCACCCACCACTACGACATGGCCCCTTATGCGCCCGATATGCTGGCGCTGCTGAAAAACGTCCCAGTGCCGGGCTCTATCGTGCCCGAGGTAACGGCCAGCATGATTGAGATCTCTACCGGTATCTGCCAAGACGCACAAGATGCTTATGCCCAGCTCAGCGTAACGCGCGATGCGCTGGTCAAGGCGGCAGATCGGCTGAACATCACCCTGGCCGGTGGTGGCACGCACCCGTTTCAGCAGTGGCACCATCAGCGCATTTACGACAAGCCGCGTTTTAAGGAAATGACGGCGCTGTATGGCTATCTGACTAAGCAATTCACTATCTTTGGTCAACATGTCCATGTGGGCTGCCCCAGTGCCGATGATGCACTGCTGATGCTGCACCGCCTCTCGCGCTACATTCCGCACTTTATTGCGCTGTCCGCATCCAGCCCCTTTGTGCAGGGTCAGGACACGGCGTTTGATTCGGCCCGCCTGAATTCCGTTTTCGCCTTCCCGCTCTCAGGCCGCGCGCCGTTTGCGCTGCACTGGGAAGACTTTGAGCGCTACTTCGACAAAATGGCCGCCACCGGCGTCATCCACAGCATGAAGGACTTTTACTGGGATATACGTCCCAAGCCAGAGTTTGGCACCGTCGAGGTGCGCGTGTTCGACACACCGCTGTCCATAGACCGCGCTGCCCAGTTGGCGGCTTATGTACAGGCGCTGGGTGCCTGGTTTTTGAGCGAGCAGCCGTTTGAGCCTAGCGAGGACGACTATTTGGTCTACAGCTATAACCGTTTTCAGGCCTGCCGCTTTGGTCTGGATGGAACCTATGTGGATCCGGTCACTAGCGAGCAGCATTCGCTGCGTGAGCATATTGCGCTGACGCTGCAAAAAATCAGCAGCTACGCCCCGGCTGCTGGGCGCAGCGCACTGCAAGATTTGAAGCAAGTGCTGGGCCCGCAGGGCAATGACGCCTTTTGGCTGCGCGAGCAATATGCCCAAGTGCAGCAATTGCCCGAAGTTGTGCGGCGGGCGTCGCTGAGATTCAGCGGGAAGATTTAG
- a CDS encoding TIGR03915 family putative DNA repair protein, producing MAMKKETSSDASNAASSVLSSEFLVIELEQPDDFDGFRQAAKVLLALRVEPHAVRWRFCQPLTKQMQAQDLFAADEAGSVVGRALTPDALEQLPLPPAQPLRLGKSQLSTMRLACCHILEGRFALCYRWLYRLQADPRLRLDALDSDWREIERLAKAAGREIHKMHAFVRFRPVPGTETPADAQPMQMAWFEPEHHVLRAASGFFRRRFPNMRWAILTPQCSVYWDLEQLLMAPGSTADQAPGPDAGEQLWLTYYRSTFNPARLKEQAMQREMPRKYWKNLPEAQLISELVAGARGRTQRMLQI from the coding sequence ATGGCAATGAAGAAAGAAACATCGAGTGACGCGAGCAATGCCGCATCTAGTGTTTTATCCAGCGAATTTCTGGTGATTGAGCTAGAGCAGCCTGATGACTTCGACGGCTTTCGCCAAGCCGCCAAAGTGCTGCTGGCTTTGCGCGTGGAGCCTCATGCCGTGCGCTGGCGCTTTTGCCAGCCCCTAACCAAGCAAATGCAAGCGCAGGATTTGTTTGCAGCCGATGAGGCAGGCAGCGTAGTGGGCAGGGCGCTGACACCTGATGCACTAGAGCAGTTGCCCTTGCCACCCGCGCAGCCGCTACGTTTAGGCAAAAGCCAGCTGTCAACCATGCGCTTAGCTTGCTGCCACATTTTGGAAGGCCGCTTTGCGTTGTGCTACCGCTGGCTGTATCGCTTGCAGGCTGACCCTAGGTTGCGGCTGGATGCGCTCGATAGCGATTGGCGCGAGATTGAGCGCTTGGCCAAAGCGGCGGGCCGCGAAATTCACAAAATGCATGCCTTTGTGCGCTTCAGGCCAGTGCCGGGAACTGAGACGCCAGCGGATGCTCAGCCCATGCAAATGGCCTGGTTTGAACCTGAGCACCATGTGCTGCGCGCTGCATCGGGCTTTTTTAGAAGGCGTTTTCCGAATATGCGCTGGGCCATTCTTACGCCGCAATGCAGTGTTTACTGGGATTTGGAGCAGTTGTTGATGGCCCCCGGCAGCACGGCTGACCAAGCCCCCGGCCCAGACGCGGGCGAGCAACTGTGGCTGACCTATTACCGATCTACCTTCAACCCAGCGCGACTCAAAGAGCAAGCCATGCAGCGAGAGATGCCGCGCAAATACTGGAAAAACCTGCCTGAAGCGCAACTCATCAGTGAACTGGTGGCAGGTGCCCGTGGTCGCACCCAGCGCATGTTGCAGATTTGA
- a CDS encoding cation:proton antiporter: MLFESQTLLNWCVLVAAAALLGHLVHRFTGYPRMLGYTLAGLVAGWLGFGDLQWPLQGSTLLLLELAVGVSLLLAASQVSLFWLLRQPWLLLQSLGESLLTWALVCALLRLLDWDWPVALAVGVIAMAASPAVLLRIADDLRSSGSITDRSLLLATVSTWLALLAALVLTLVFVPASAVSTVEASGLQFSAAGLGQLLLSILLTLLWAALLALAFWPVLRWKSSRSDTTAMYLLAAAVAVCLLAQKWGGSAALSFMVAGLLLRNLSPQPLIWPQAFQAANAMLNLLMFVLVASMAAQVGLSFALISVVASVFLVRLAAKLGAVLLLGRGTALGWRKQWPVACAQVALSGVALLMVSALVQQWMLVNLGVAQQIAAIALPLIALCEVLGVLLAASALWRSGDAHRGVGRAALQKGEKRHDA, translated from the coding sequence ATGCTGTTTGAATCTCAAACGCTTTTGAACTGGTGCGTACTGGTGGCTGCAGCTGCCTTGCTGGGCCATTTGGTGCATCGATTTACAGGCTACCCACGTATGCTGGGCTACACCTTGGCCGGTCTGGTTGCCGGCTGGCTTGGTTTTGGTGATTTGCAATGGCCTTTGCAAGGCAGCACTTTGCTATTGCTGGAGCTGGCGGTGGGGGTAAGCCTGCTGCTGGCGGCCTCGCAAGTGTCTTTGTTTTGGTTGCTGCGCCAACCGTGGCTGCTGCTTCAAAGTCTGGGCGAGTCTTTGCTGACATGGGCTTTGGTCTGCGCTCTGCTGCGGCTTCTGGATTGGGATTGGCCCGTTGCTCTGGCAGTAGGTGTGATTGCGATGGCCGCATCGCCCGCCGTGCTGCTTCGTATTGCTGATGATTTGCGCTCTAGTGGTTCAATCACTGACAGAAGCCTGCTGCTGGCCACAGTCAGCACCTGGCTGGCGTTGCTGGCTGCGTTGGTGTTGACTCTGGTTTTTGTCCCTGCATCAGCAGTATCAACTGTAGAGGCGAGTGGGCTGCAGTTTTCAGCGGCGGGCTTGGGGCAACTGCTACTGAGTATTCTTTTAACCCTTCTTTGGGCAGCGCTGCTGGCGCTGGCTTTTTGGCCTGTACTGCGCTGGAAGTCTTCGCGCAGCGACACAACGGCCATGTACCTGTTAGCGGCAGCGGTAGCGGTTTGCTTGCTCGCTCAGAAATGGGGTGGGTCAGCCGCTTTGTCCTTTATGGTCGCGGGCTTGCTGCTACGCAATTTAAGTCCCCAGCCCTTGATCTGGCCGCAGGCATTTCAGGCTGCCAATGCCATGCTTAACCTGCTGATGTTTGTGCTGGTGGCCAGCATGGCGGCCCAGGTCGGTTTGTCTTTTGCTTTGATTTCTGTAGTGGCAAGCGTATTTTTGGTAAGGCTTGCAGCCAAATTGGGCGCTGTTTTGCTACTAGGCCGCGGCACGGCGCTTGGCTGGCGTAAACAGTGGCCGGTGGCCTGCGCACAGGTGGCGTTGTCAGGCGTGGCCTTGCTCATGGTGTCTGCACTGGTGCAGCAGTGGATGCTTGTCAATCTCGGCGTGGCCCAGCAAATTGCAGCCATCGCCTTGCCGTTGATTGCGCTGTGCGAGGTGTTAGGGGTACTGCTTGCCGCCAGTGCTTTGTGGCGCAGCGGCGATGCGCATAGAGGCGTGGGCCGCGCCGCACTACAAAAAGGGGAGAAGCGCCATGACGCATGA
- a CDS encoding LysR family transcriptional regulator, with protein sequence MPAFQDSRARYLFEAVSCGSVRAAAEKLGIVPSAVSRQISLLEEELGVILLERHRSGVVPTEAGGLILDYHREHTAHQHDMLAKVDAMRGLHSGSVSIVSGEGFAQELIDGPIRQFRQQHPGVSISLEIYGTTEIMRRIREDAAEIGLVYYPPADSHITARGTARQPMHAIVHAQHPLASAAQTTLKELNQWPIAMLQGVYGIRQLVEYAEQADKTHLSPALTSNLISVLLAFVTSGQGVTLLPPCSVTAELASGRLRAIPIDNAALEDAEMQLITRTGRHLSPAANRFLLYCMQGIQAFQA encoded by the coding sequence ATGCCTGCATTTCAAGACTCTCGCGCCCGCTATCTTTTTGAGGCCGTCTCCTGTGGATCGGTACGCGCTGCCGCTGAAAAGCTGGGTATTGTTCCCTCAGCAGTCAGTCGCCAAATTAGCCTGCTTGAAGAAGAGCTTGGAGTCATCCTGCTAGAGCGCCACCGCAGCGGCGTGGTGCCCACCGAGGCGGGCGGGCTCATTTTGGATTACCACCGCGAGCACACCGCCCATCAACACGACATGCTGGCCAAGGTCGATGCCATGCGCGGCCTGCACAGCGGCAGCGTCAGCATCGTCAGCGGTGAAGGTTTTGCGCAAGAGCTGATCGACGGGCCGATTCGCCAATTTCGCCAACAGCACCCAGGCGTGAGCATCTCGCTAGAAATTTATGGCACGACTGAAATCATGCGCCGCATTCGTGAAGATGCTGCCGAGATCGGCCTGGTTTATTACCCGCCAGCCGACAGTCACATTACCGCCCGCGGCACGGCGCGCCAGCCCATGCATGCCATCGTTCACGCCCAGCACCCTTTGGCCAGTGCGGCTCAAACAACGCTCAAAGAACTCAACCAGTGGCCTATTGCCATGCTCCAAGGCGTGTACGGCATTCGCCAACTGGTGGAATATGCCGAGCAGGCGGATAAAACCCACCTCAGCCCCGCACTGACCAGCAACCTCATCAGCGTACTTTTGGCCTTCGTCACCAGCGGCCAAGGCGTAACGCTGCTGCCGCCCTGCTCCGTCACGGCCGAGCTAGCCAGCGGCCGCTTGCGTGCCATCCCTATTGATAATGCAGCGCTAGAAGATGCCGAGATGCAGCTGATCACCCGCACAGGCCGCCACCTATCGCCCGCCGCCAATCGGTTTTTGCTTTATTGCATGCAAGGGATTCAAGCGTTTCAAGCTTGA
- a CDS encoding putative DNA modification/repair radical SAM protein produces MEIIAKLSILADAAKYDASCASSGVKGRNSLGGKGMGSSEGMGICHSYAPDGRCISLLKILLTNFCIYDCRYCINRKSSNVQRARFTAAEVVELTLDFYRRNCIEGLFLSSGIIQSSDYTMEQMVEVARSLREDHDFRGYIHLKTIPDAAPELLALAGRYADRLSINIELPTQQGLQQLAPEKDANQIQTAMGDVARFIQIAKDEGRSQAARSIVSLPGAQRVRRAKAPRYAPGGQSTQMIVGADDSSDAAILQTSSGLYGGHQLRRVYYSAFSPIPDASADLPLQAPPLLREHRLYQADWLMRFYGFAHQEIVLPGSAGMLDLEVDPKLAWALANRQHFPVNLNLAPKEWLLRVPGLGVRSVQRLLLARRGRSLRLADLQQLRTATAKVLAFVELTDYHPRRADLESPMLRQQLLQRMNNGVVQQKHSGMRLPDTGLSAKTAQLSLFDGW; encoded by the coding sequence ATGGAAATCATTGCCAAACTCAGCATCTTGGCGGACGCCGCTAAATACGACGCCAGCTGTGCCTCCAGCGGCGTCAAAGGGCGCAATTCGCTGGGCGGCAAGGGCATGGGCTCGTCTGAAGGCATGGGCATTTGCCACAGCTACGCGCCGGATGGGCGCTGTATCTCGCTGCTCAAAATTTTGCTAACCAATTTCTGCATTTACGACTGCCGCTACTGCATCAACCGCAAAAGCTCCAACGTGCAACGTGCGCGTTTTACGGCCGCTGAAGTGGTGGAGCTGACGCTGGACTTTTACCGCCGAAACTGTATTGAAGGCCTGTTTTTATCCAGCGGCATCATTCAGTCCAGCGACTACACCATGGAGCAAATGGTCGAAGTCGCGCGCAGCCTGCGCGAAGACCATGATTTTCGCGGCTACATCCACCTCAAAACCATTCCCGATGCCGCGCCCGAACTGCTGGCGCTGGCGGGTCGCTATGCCGACCGGCTGAGCATCAATATTGAGCTGCCCACCCAGCAAGGTCTGCAGCAGCTAGCGCCTGAAAAAGACGCCAATCAGATTCAGACGGCCATGGGCGATGTAGCTCGGTTTATTCAGATTGCCAAGGACGAAGGGCGCTCACAAGCGGCCCGCAGCATCGTCTCTTTGCCCGGCGCGCAGCGCGTGCGCCGTGCCAAAGCGCCGCGTTACGCCCCCGGTGGCCAAAGCACTCAGATGATTGTGGGCGCTGATGATTCCAGCGATGCAGCCATCTTGCAAACCAGCAGCGGCCTGTATGGCGGCCACCAGTTGCGGCGCGTGTATTACTCCGCCTTTAGCCCCATCCCCGATGCCTCGGCCGATCTCCCGCTACAGGCGCCGCCTCTGTTGCGCGAGCACAGGCTGTATCAAGCGGACTGGCTGATGCGTTTTTATGGCTTTGCCCATCAAGAAATTGTGTTGCCCGGCAGCGCCGGCATGCTGGACTTGGAGGTGGACCCAAAGCTTGCTTGGGCGCTGGCCAATCGCCAGCACTTTCCAGTCAACCTCAACCTTGCGCCCAAAGAGTGGCTGCTGCGCGTGCCCGGCTTGGGGGTGCGCAGCGTGCAGCGCCTTTTGCTGGCGCGGCGTGGGCGCAGCTTGCGGTTAGCCGACTTGCAGCAGCTGCGCACCGCCACGGCCAAGGTGCTGGCTTTTGTGGAGCTGACGGACTACCACCCGCGCCGCGCAGATTTGGAAAGCCCGATGTTGCGCCAGCAATTGCTGCAGCGCATGAATAACGGCGTCGTTCAACAAAAGCATAGCGGCATGCGATTGCCAGATACTGGCTTGAGCGCAAAAACAGCTCAACTCTCGTTGTTTGATGGATGGTGA